The window TTCTTCACCGGACAGATGGCGCTGCCCTTGCTGCAAGGCAATGACTGCCCAGCGCAGGGTGGCCATGACCTGCCAGTAGTGCAGCTGACTGCGTTCGATGCACAGCGAAGACACCTCGTGATAACCACGCAGAAAATCCTCCAGCTGGCCAATGCCGCCGGCTTCGAGGTCTGGACGGGTAAAACGCCAGCAGCGGGCGGTGAACCAGCCGAGGTCCTCGCAAGGATCTCCCCAGCTGGTGAACTCCCAGTCGAGCACGGCCTCCAGCCCTTCTTCGCTGGCCAGGTAGTTGCCGGTGCGGTAGTCACGGTGCAACAAGCACAGGGTGCTGCTGCGCGGCGCATGCAGCTCGCACCAGCGCAGGCCCCATTCCAGCACCGGATAGGCATCGGCGAGGGTGTCGAGGTAGCGGCGGTAGGCGTCGATGGTCGCCAGGGCCGGCGAGCTGTCCGGAACGGACAGGAAGCCCAGCGTGGCGCACGGCGGGCGGACCTGATGCAGACGCGCCAGGTTGGCGCCAAGCTGCGCCGCCAGTTGCGCCCGGCCCTGAGGACCGGCGCCGGTGCTGAGCGCGCGGCCGGTAGCGCTACCCGGCACATACTCCATCACGAAGAACACCCGCCCATGCACGCGCACATCGCGGCACAGCCAGAGCGGGCGTGGCACTTTCACGCCGGCCTGGTAAACCACCTGCAGCACGGCGAACTCCTGTGCACGGTCAAGGCTGGCGGGTAGCGCTGAAAGCGCATCGCTGCGCAGTACCCAACGCCGGACACCAGCCCACGGGCCGCCTTCGATCAGCAGGTCCAGCAGCCAGTTTTCCTGGATGGCACCGCCGCTCAGGCGCTTGCGCGCCTGGATGACCACCCGCGTTGCCGAGGCCTGCTCTCGGATGAACTCGGCCAGGCGGTGATCGTCAGTCATGGCCGCGAACGTATCGCTGGCCGGGGAAATCGTTGGTGAACTGCTCATGGGTCTGTAGGCCCTGCCTTTGGTTTCTGGGTTGGCACAAGCCCAAGAGCAAGGCCTGGGCCAACTCTTCAAAAGTCAGCCACAGGCCGCATACAGCCTGGGTTCTGACGCCTCACCGCCGAGCGAAAGTCAGGCTGCTCGTTGCATATTTGCAAGGTATTGATTCAATATCGAAACATTTCAAATATGAATAGGCCCCGTGATGGATGCTCTTGCCTCCCAGGTCGTCGTGTTGATCAGCCACTTGCAGCGCCCCCAACAACGGAGCCGGCTCGCCCATGTGGTGGCCGGGCTCACGACGGACTACCCCGATACCCGTATCGAAGTCCTCGACACCTCGGTGGCTGAAGCACTGCAGACCGCCCTAGAATTGGAGCAGGCAGGTAAGGTCGATGTGTTCGTCTGCGCCGGGGCGACCGCCGCCTACCTGCGCAAACACCTGACACGCC of the Pseudomonas asiatica genome contains:
- a CDS encoding phosphotransferase family protein, yielding MSSSPTISPASDTFAAMTDDHRLAEFIREQASATRVVIQARKRLSGGAIQENWLLDLLIEGGPWAGVRRWVLRSDALSALPASLDRAQEFAVLQVVYQAGVKVPRPLWLCRDVRVHGRVFFVMEYVPGSATGRALSTGAGPQGRAQLAAQLGANLARLHQVRPPCATLGFLSVPDSSPALATIDAYRRYLDTLADAYPVLEWGLRWCELHAPRSSTLCLLHRDYRTGNYLASEEGLEAVLDWEFTSWGDPCEDLGWFTARCWRFTRPDLEAGGIGQLEDFLRGYHEVSSLCIERSQLHYWQVMATLRWAVIALQQGQRHLSGEEPSLELALTARLLPELELDILHMTGAEAP